The Porphyromonas pogonae genome segment TAATTCTCAGCTCAATACATTGTGGGGTAATAAGAATCACTATGGTATCAATGTGCCATTGATGTATGATCCCAATCAGGCATTCAACCCTCAACAATCCTTTTTGCAAATAACTCCGCAAACCTTTTCGAGTACGATGTTGCCGTCTGGTCTGTTTTACAATCCGTACAGCTTCACACCCGAGAAATCTTATCGCATGTACATTGTATATGGATCTCCTTATACTATTTATGATGTAAGATCCCTGGATTTTCCCGCTGCTTTTAGTGACCCACGATGGAAAAAAGCCTTTTCGCCCTATATCTTCAATGTAAGAGAGGTGGAAACACTGCGTGAGCAAAGCAAAGTGCAGACTCATGAGGCTTCACCCTCGGAGGTCAACCTCAAACTTAGCTATGATGCCAATAACTTTACACGCTCTGCCATACCGGGAAATACGGTAAATATCACCCAGCGTGGCTCGGACGGGCTTATCGATATACAATTTGCTCCTACCGGAGGGAATGTTCGGCTGGAAGTATTTGACCTTCTCGGGGAGAAGAAATATTCATCGTCGTTTACCGGCATATCAGGTTATTTCACTGTGCCTCATCGGTTCAACCAGGGAGCACATCTATTCAGAGTACAGCAACCCGGTAAATCGGCTGTCGTTAAGAAGATCATGGTTCGCTGATCCCTTTTGAGTAGTCTTTTTGACCATTAATACCTTATCTTTTGCATTCTTGCACAAGCGTTATACCATTATTCTTGTTTATTGTTATCTTTGTCGGATAATAAAATTTCTTACGCCTTCGTTCAAAATAGTAGAATTTTGTAAGAACAAAACTTAATACATGAATTGGAAACGTTTTAATCTGGCCAATAATCTGTTGGGGTGGCTCACCTTTGTGATCTCATCAGCAGTATATTTACTCACAATAGGCCCTACTGCGAGTCTTTGGGACTGCGCCGAATTTATTGCATGTGTTAACAAACTCGAAGTGGGTCACCCGCCCGGTACTCCCTTCTTCATGCTGGTATATAATATATTCTCCAACTTTACTTCGGATCCCACACGTGTAGCCGTCTTGTGCAATGCCACAAGTGCTATTCTCAGCGGGTTCACTATATTACTTCTTTTCTGGACCATCACGCACATGGCTCGTCGCGTCATTGTCCCCACGTTCCGACCATATGATGAGAACAACTCCAAGGAGATGACTATGGGGCAAGGACTCGTTATTCTTGGAAGCGGTCTTGTAGGAGCGATGCTCTATACCTTTACAGATTCCTTCTGGTTTAGTGCCGTGGAAGCAGAGGTATACGCTTTCAGCTCATTCTTTACCGCACTTGTATTCTGGATGATGTTTAAGTGGGAAGACCGCATGCACGAAGAGCGTGCCGATATCTGGATCATCCTCATAGCCTACTTCATGGGACTCAGCATCGGTGTACACTTGCTCAACCTCCTGTGTATCCCCGCCATGGCTCTCGTCTACTATTACAGACGTTTTACCAAGCCTACAGCCAAGGGGGCTATATATACCATTCTGGTCTCTTTTGCGCTCATCATCATCATGATGTATGGGATAGTGCAGGGAGTGCCCAAGGTAGCCGGCGTCTTTGATATATTCGCCGTCAATACACTGGGACTCAGTTTCAATTCCGGCTTGTATATTTATCTCGTGGTACTCGGAGCATGCTTGGTATGGGCTATCTATGAGATGGAACTCAATCTGCGTGGACGTAAAGGGAATATGAATCGCCTTCGGATATCCTTCCTCCTAAGCGTGATGCTTATGGGGATACCTTTCTTTGGCGATGGTCTCCTGATCGGTGTTGTATTGAGCGCCATCCTTGCTGTGTGGCTGTTCAAGTCCAAGAAGCTCAATATCAAACTTCTTCACACCATTCAGCTGTGTCTTACAGTCATTGTGATCGGGTTCTCTTCATACGGAGTTATTTTGGTAAGAGCAGTCGCCAATACTCCTATGAATGAAAATGATCCCAGCAATGCCTTTGCTTTGCGTAAATATCTGGCACGTGAGCAGTATGGAAGTAAACCGCTCGTTTTCGGCCCCACATTTGCGTCCCGACCTTTGAGCATCAAAGAGACAGGCGATGTGATAAGCTCCCAGCCCAAGAAAGATATTCATGACAAAGACAAGTACGTCGTGCTGTATAAGAAATCGGAATACGAATACTCATCAGACTCTCAGATGCTTTTCCCCCGCGTATTCTCTTCAAATCCACGGCATATACAAGGCTATAATATCTGGATGGATAGAGCTCCCGATGATTACAGTGTCCCATCATTCGGTGACAATCTGATGTACTTCTTCAAGTATCAGGTCAATTACATGTATTGGCGCTATTTCATGTGGAATTTTGCCGGACGGCAAAATGATATACAAGGCGACGGTGGTATGTTGTACGGTAATGCCTTCACAGGGATACCTGTTATCGACCGCATGATCGTGGGCAATACCAATAATATGCCCGATGACATCACCCAAAATAAAGGACACAATGTCTATTATCTGCTTCCCTTATTGCTCGGTATACTAGGTATCGTATTCCAGCTCTTGAAAGGAGAGAAGGGTACCGAAAGTTTCTGGGTTACATTCTTCCTATTCTTTATGACAGGCTTAGCCATTGTGGTCTATCTCAATCAAACTCCCGGCGAACCTCGAGAGCGTGACTATGCCTATGCGGGGTCATTCTACGCCTTTGCCATATGGATAGGCTTCGGTGTGGCGGCTCTTTGGGAGCTTCTGCAAAGAGCCAAGCTCAAAGAGGTGCCAGCCGCAATCCTCGCCACCGTGTTGGGGCTGATAGTACCCATACAGATGGCGGGTCAGAACTGGGACGATCACGATCGATCCGGCCGTACCATCGCTCGTGACCTCGGTATCAATTACCTCGAGAGTTGTGACAAAGACGCAGTGCTTTTTTGCTTTGGTGATAATGATACCTTCCCTCTCTGGTACATCCAAGATGTTGAGGGTGTGCGCACCGATGTGCATACAGCTAACCTAAGCTATCTGGGCAGTAACTGGTATATCGATCAGAAGCATCGCCAGGCCTACAATGCTAAGCCTCTACCGCTTAAATACATGAACGGGCAGTTTACCTATTATAATGATATCGGTCGTATAGCGGATACTAATACCCCTATGGATCTCGATCATGCCTTAGCTGCTTTGGTGTCACAAAATATACGCAACGAGTCTGTAATCCCGTCTCGAACACTCATTGCTCCCGTCAATAAGGAAAATGCTATCAAACACTTCCCTGACAATATGAAGGGGCTGATACTAAATCAATTCCCTATATCGCTCAAGGATATGCGTTATGTAGGTTTGGATGGCCTAGCCGTGTTGGATGTAATCAATGCCAACCAATGGAAGCGACCTATATACTGGACTATCAGCAGTCCTCGTGACGCCTTTACCAACCTGCCCAATTTCCTTGTACAGTCAGGATATGCAGTGCAACTGCTACCTATTGATTTGGTTTCGGACAGCGTAGATGTGGAGCCTATAGACGTAGACAAGACCTATGACTTAGTGATGAATAAGTTCCGCTATGGTGGTGCGGAGAAAAAAGGCGTTTATTTCGATTACACCTGCCGTAACTCCATGTATTCATTCCGTAGCCATGTGTTTGCGCCCTTAGCAAAAGCATTGCTCGATAGAGGAGACAAGGCTAAAGCACAAGCAGCATTGAAAAAATGCTTGGCAGTACTCCAGCCCGATGTCTTGCCACATGACAGGTCAAGTCTCAATCTCATCCAACTTCTTTTCGAAGCTGATATGAAGAAAGAGGCCGAAGATGTAGCCCGTCAGGTGATGTCTCGCTCGATGCGTGCGGTAGACTGGTTCTTCACGCTTGATAGCGATAAGTTCCTACAGGCATTCCATGAAGGAGAGGTGGAAAAAGAGATGGGTACAGCTATTACCGTGGTGAAAATAGCTAACCAATACAATAGCGCTGTACTCAACAACTATATACCTCGTCTCGAACAATATACTAAGATACTATCACCGGAGCCGGACAGACAGATAGCCACACAGCAACCGTCCCAACATGCCGACTCCTCAGCCCAGCCTATAGCGGGAGACAGTAGTGCTCAGTGATAAAAAAGCGATAATTTGTTAGAAAAATTTCTTTGTAGAGTACCGATGTTCTACCGCGCCCTCATCCCGGGTGCGCGGTGGTGCATCCCCTCGCACAAGGGCATGAGTGCCTACCTCACTTTCGATGATGGCCCCATCCCCGAGGTTACCCCCTGGGTGCTCGACACATTGGATGAGTTGGATGTCAAGGCCACTTTCTTTTGTGTGGCCGACAATGTACGACGCTATCCTGATCTTTTCGAAGAGATCAAAAGACGAGGACATCAGGTGGGCAATCACACCTACCATCATATCAAAGGATTGGAACACTCTACAAGGTCGTATATCGAAGACGTGGAGGAGGCGCATGAGTTGATACAATCACGTTACTTTCGTCCGCCACATGGTCACCTGCGTTTCCCGCAAGTGCGTGAGTTGGGGCAACGGTACGAAATCATCATGTGGGATGTGGTGACACGTGATTACAACGCTAAGTTGTCACCCGATCAGGTTTTCAACAATGTGGTTACTTATGCCAGAAATGGATCTATCATTGTATTTCACGACTC includes the following:
- a CDS encoding polysaccharide deacetylase family protein; translation: MFYRALIPGARWCIPSHKGMSAYLTFDDGPIPEVTPWVLDTLDELDVKATFFCVADNVRRYPDLFEEIKRRGHQVGNHTYHHIKGLEHSTRSYIEDVEEAHELIQSRYFRPPHGHLRFPQVRELGQRYEIIMWDVVTRDYNAKLSPDQVFNNVVTYARNGSIIVFHDSLKAEKNMRIAMPRAVQWLKSQGYRFIRIGDAP
- a CDS encoding glycosyltransferase family 117 protein, translated to MNWKRFNLANNLLGWLTFVISSAVYLLTIGPTASLWDCAEFIACVNKLEVGHPPGTPFFMLVYNIFSNFTSDPTRVAVLCNATSAILSGFTILLLFWTITHMARRVIVPTFRPYDENNSKEMTMGQGLVILGSGLVGAMLYTFTDSFWFSAVEAEVYAFSSFFTALVFWMMFKWEDRMHEERADIWIILIAYFMGLSIGVHLLNLLCIPAMALVYYYRRFTKPTAKGAIYTILVSFALIIIMMYGIVQGVPKVAGVFDIFAVNTLGLSFNSGLYIYLVVLGACLVWAIYEMELNLRGRKGNMNRLRISFLLSVMLMGIPFFGDGLLIGVVLSAILAVWLFKSKKLNIKLLHTIQLCLTVIVIGFSSYGVILVRAVANTPMNENDPSNAFALRKYLAREQYGSKPLVFGPTFASRPLSIKETGDVISSQPKKDIHDKDKYVVLYKKSEYEYSSDSQMLFPRVFSSNPRHIQGYNIWMDRAPDDYSVPSFGDNLMYFFKYQVNYMYWRYFMWNFAGRQNDIQGDGGMLYGNAFTGIPVIDRMIVGNTNNMPDDITQNKGHNVYYLLPLLLGILGIVFQLLKGEKGTESFWVTFFLFFMTGLAIVVYLNQTPGEPRERDYAYAGSFYAFAIWIGFGVAALWELLQRAKLKEVPAAILATVLGLIVPIQMAGQNWDDHDRSGRTIARDLGINYLESCDKDAVLFCFGDNDTFPLWYIQDVEGVRTDVHTANLSYLGSNWYIDQKHRQAYNAKPLPLKYMNGQFTYYNDIGRIADTNTPMDLDHALAALVSQNIRNESVIPSRTLIAPVNKENAIKHFPDNMKGLILNQFPISLKDMRYVGLDGLAVLDVINANQWKRPIYWTISSPRDAFTNLPNFLVQSGYAVQLLPIDLVSDSVDVEPIDVDKTYDLVMNKFRYGGAEKKGVYFDYTCRNSMYSFRSHVFAPLAKALLDRGDKAKAQAALKKCLAVLQPDVLPHDRSSLNLIQLLFEADMKKEAEDVARQVMSRSMRAVDWFFTLDSDKFLQAFHEGEVEKEMGTAITVVKIANQYNSAVLNNYIPRLEQYTKILSPEPDRQIATQQPSQHADSSAQPIAGDSSAQ